The Oncorhynchus kisutch isolate 150728-3 unplaced genomic scaffold, Okis_V2 scaffold3826, whole genome shotgun sequence genomic interval CCGCTGGCATTTACCCACCCTTATCTTATTGCCTTGCACCAATTTTAGCTTGGTTTCACATTAGGGCATAGATTCCATTTGTGgtgtaaccatagcaacagtaaATATTAGGCCATAGCATTGGTACAAAAATAAACAGACACGCCCACTCCCAAGACAGGTGCATGTAGGGCATTTGTGgtgtaaccatagcaacagtaaATATTAGGCCATAGCAATGGTACAAAAATAAACAGACATGCCCACTCCCAAGACAGATGCATGTTTAATGGTGCCTAATGACCTAGACACCTATAGAGTGCACTTATTCTGCTGACTACTCTAAGATGTATAATGTGCGCTCACATTTACTGGAAAATTCCCAATAAGAGGCAGGCTGGGGtctgtcctcactgttgatgttaccagCCTCAGGCTTAATCTGAGTCGGCCAGTAGTAATAAAGAGAAACGGACACAAAAGTTACtcttgacagttctggcacttTCTTTATTAATagtgtttatatttaggtgcaggaactcCACAACACcgttgagctaatattctataagaggaacatgaGCTCAAACAGTAGAAATTAGAGGTGCTGGTACTCAGCCCCGGTGAGTtcctgtccaagtcaagcactgatctcATTTCAATAGATCTGGTAACTAAGCATTGACAAAACATTAGTTAATTCACACAAGACAAAGTATACACTATAAATTAGGCTATAGAACTTAAATGCACTTAATCTATAGTAGATTTCTGAATTCACATAAATGCAtaaattacaacaacaacaaaaaccatTTAGTACAAGGTTACAGTATGTTTTAGGCAGCACTGTACTATTTTCCTGAATAAACTTGTCTTCACTGTATTATTCCAATCAAAAACCAATAGTATTTCCATTCACACCATAGTAACATTTACAGATAGACAGAAACAACTGAATGTCTCTGAATATTACTACACATGTAGAAAACTGATAATCATTACATTTAGCTTCAAAACAGTAGTGCAACCGTGAAATTGTCTCTCTGCTCCACCCTCAGTGCCGACACTGAAGTGTGTTGACGCAGACCTGATAGGAGCCGCCATTTTACACAAAACCAAAAACGACATGTAAAACGAACCCAGAAATCTCAAATAAATGTATCCTTTATGAAATTACCTTGACGAAATGATATACATCCACTCAGACTAACACAAATGATCTAACTATGTGACTTGTAAAAAAGTGATCAAGTTCACTCACGCGGTTTGACCCAAAAATAGCACAAAAAAACCTTTAACAAACGTGATAATACCTTGACGTTTTTGTTACCTATCATGTTATGACATGTTCTTTCGATCTTAAAACGTGCTATTACATACCAGTAGTAATATATTTTAAACGGATACAGAAGTTTCGTCTCGACTGCACAATTCTGGCGTATCCTTTATCCTGAAGAATGTTGCGCGCATGCGCGGAGCTTCCTGTAAAAAGCCAACAACTACAggttaaaggggaagttcaccCTGGCTCTGCCATGTCTTGCAGAGTATTctttaaatattcagaccccttgactttttttttttacacattttgttactttacagccttattctaaaattgataaaatatgcagacaataccccataatgacaaagtgaaaacaggtttttagacctttttccaaatgtataaaaaatataaaacagaaataccttatgtacataattattcagaccctttgctatgagactcgaaattgagctcaggtgcatcctgttccattgatcatccttgagatcattctacaacttgattggagtccacctgtggtaaattcaattcctTGGACAAAAACCAAGACATGGGGTCGTATTAATTGTCCGTATAGAccccccgagacaggattgtgtcagcacagatctggggaagtgtgccaaaacatttctgcagcattgaaggtccccagtaacacagtggcttccatcattcttaaatggaagaagtttagaaccaccaagattcttcctagagctggccaaactgagcatttgggggagaagggccttggtcagggaggtgaccaagaacccgattgtcagtctgacagagctccagagttcctcttgagatgggagacccttccagaaggacaaccatctctgcagcactccaccattcaggcctttatggtagagtggccagacggaagccactccacagtaaatGGTGACATCACAgtacgcttggagtttgccaaaaggcacctaaaggactctgaccatgagaaacaagattctctggtctgatgaaaccaagattaaactctatggcctgaatgccaagcgtcacatctcgaggaaacctggcaccatccctacggtaaagcatggtggtgacaacatcatgctgtggggatgtttttcagtggcagcgactgggagactgaccagcatcaccaccctggatggttccgaccttgaatatgtggacatctataagtacctaggtgtctggctagactgtaaactctccttccagactcatatcaattatctccaatcgaaaatcaaatcaagagtcggctttctattccgcaacaaacgCCTctttcactcacaccgccaaacttaccctagtaaaactgactatcctaccaatcctcgacttcggcgatgtcatctacaaaattgcttccaacactctactcagcaaactggatgcagtttatcacagtgccatccgctttgtcactaaagcaccttataccacccaccactgcgacttgtttgctctagtcggctggtcctcgctacatattcgtcgccagacccactggctccaggtcatctacaagtccatgctaggtaaagctccgccttatctcagttcactggtcacgatggcaacacgcatccgtagcacgcgctccagcaggtgtatctcactgatcatccctaaagccaacacctcatttggccgcctttcgttccagttctctgctgcctgtgactggaacgaattgcaaaaatcgctgaagttggagactttcatctccctcaccaacttcaaacatctgctatctgagcagctaaccgatcgctgcagctgtacatagtctatcggtaaatagcccacccatttttacctacctcatccccatactgtttttatttatttacttttctgctcttttgcacaccaatatctctacctgtacatgaccatctgatcatttatcactccagtgttaatctgcaaaattgtaattattcgcctacctcctcatgccttttgcacacaatgattatagactccccttttttttctactgtgttattgacttgttaattgtttactccatgtgtaactctgtgttgtctgttcacactgctatgctttatcttggccaggtcgcagttgcaaatgagaacttgttctcaactagcctacctggttaaataaaggtgaaataaaaaaataaaaaataaaagactGGTCGGGATTGAGGGAaacatcctctcaagctctgttaggttagatggggagtgtcgctgcacagttattttcaggtctctccagagttgttcAACCCCCCTGTAATTCACATTAGGACCACACCAAATTATTTTCCCAATTTCCTTTGTGTCATCACAACTTTTGGAGATATTTAAACCAAATGATTTTGTGGTAAAAGATTATTAGATCTATTAGTTAGATCTATAATAGTTTTTTAAACATACAAGTAGGAAAGCCTTAAGATAAATAATAACTTGTTTAGAGAGAAACATTTGGGGGGAAAATTGTAAAGTTGTAATATGGTGGATGAGTGTGTTGGGGGCAACTCGCCCTACTTGGGGGTAACTGGCCCCTGGGGGCTAGTTATCCCTTAATGGTTATGAATGTGTTTCGACCTGTCATTTAGGCAATaactgtgttcgaatactcgtaCTGACCGCactaaccgtactatttgtgatgggaattgagtatatagtatcCTTATTCGTCATAGTTAGGATATAGTTAAAGTAATaccttttcaaataagttaccttacacgttatattagctgacaattcgttagctacgctgtccttacgaaccacatagcgtatcattacagcagtatgtcccagtatgttgttagctagctacctaacattagttgactaaatatacatccAACTTGCCAGTAcattaactataggctatctaagtaactacccaacgtttattgacttgattatttccgtcattcttagcttagctaaatggtatagacGTTGTGCAATCTCAATGTACATTCGGGTTCTTTCATACATTTGCTCGGGCTATCCACACCGATTTCAGAGTTATCTACCCTGATTTTTCTCATCTGAGTGTACCAGAACGCAGAATAATGAATTTACGAGCGCTCAACActcgttgaatatggccggtgtcagtaaacgcaaaaaaagcgtaattaaattgttgccagcagcacagttacagtcaccaacgctctggataacatgaaaactgcttaactagctctgctagggcgagtaaaatggtccgAGTGGTCTCATTtgagtctggaagtagctagcaagctagccaatgttagcttggGTGTTTGAATGCTGTTGTAAGGACAGAGTGCTCAAATCAACCCTATTCCTCAGCCCGAGTGTCTAGTgtgcgctctgaatttacaaaacggacaatctgacaatgctctgaattttggagcacactctggcactccagattgaatttaagaacacacccaggcactccagattgaatttaagaacacacccaggcactccagattgaatttaagaacacacccaGGCACCccagattgaatttaagaacacacccaaagtcgtaaaatgtctaactagtcatttgttacgctaactagctagacatGCTAAGAGCTAGCACGCTCAACTGAGAGCATACTGttcatttacagtatactaaaatgaattAATAGTATGTAGCATACACTCATTAAGTAtgttgtatacagtatgttagtattcGAACACAGTTAATGACACAGTTAGCACTAGTTTATTctaacttgctagctagcaacttcacTAGCAGTAAATGCTAGCTCGTCAGCAAAAGCTGCTAGGAGTGCTAGTTAACAACCTTCCTACCAGATCGTCTGAGGTAAAATACATTAAAAAGATACCGTAGCTTAATTACAGTTGTAAATGTTTGCACTAGTGACTGACAGCTTTAGAGTTAATGTTACTTCATAGCCTTTTAGATATTTTTACACAGCATTTTATGTcatgtagctagatagctagctaagcgTTTGAGAGAGCTTTTAAATTGGCATCTCTCCCCCTATTTCAGTGGGGGCTAGATTAGGTCTGAGCAGTGCAGGAGGTGGAACTCATGAGTTGTGCTCCAATTTTACTGGGGATAGCTTTATTTTTGACCTATATAGAAATTAGAATTGTGCAATAGCAGAGCATAAGAGAGTTGAGACATCAATGTTACACTGAATTAATTAGTTAAGTTATTATTGTAAAATGTTATATTCCAGTGTTCTTTAATGTTCTTTTCCATTCCAATTTGTTTCATGAATTTAAAACAACTATTGAAAACCTTTTGCTCCTGAATGTCATTTTAAAGACTGCTGGGATTTAAAATCTTAAAATAATATTTAGTGCAATTGTACATAATGGATTGTATGGAAAAGGATCCACAAATAAAGTACCATGAAAATGAAAATGCAGGTAGTGCTGATATTAACGGTGACATGTGCAACACCATTTCCACCCCCCACATATTTTATTAAAATAATTCAAATAAGACAACTAGACTTGGCTTTTAAGTGTTACTTACCAAATAATTTCTAAATAAAACTGATCAAATAGATTAACACACCTGTGTGAAACCCTATGCCATAATCTTCTACCAGGGTAACTGTAGCCATTTATTTCCCTTTACAGTTTACTCACCTAAGCGTGACCTTAATCTACATACCATTTTTTCCCCCAAACGTTGCTTTGTTTTGTGTCAGCAATTCCCCCATTGTACCCTAACTTCTGACAATGTAGGACTACTGAAATCATTTGTAACACATAATTTTTTCACATCAGTTTGTCTAAGTTGCAAGCATGCTTCCCATtcgaaagagtttggaagaattaTGTGCATATATTACGATGACATTTTGTGACCTGTTTGTaaacacagaaaggggtctatgGCGTCTCAAAGTGGACATACAGCAGCCGcttctttctctttttttaaGCAAAGGTCTTTAAGGGAGTATGAGAGCACACTCGCTAGGTTCGCCTAGCCTCCTTAAGAGATGACAAAAGCAGTTCTCTTtataaaataaatgaatgttTATTTATAGCACATGCTTAGAGCAAATGCACCTCTAACTAAATGAAACTCCAATGGAACTccaattaaagggatagttcattcaAATTACAAATGTACAGATTGTTTTCATCACCCTGTATGCAATCCAAATAATGTGTACGTCAACAGTGAAGTTCTGAAGATGGAGGACTTTCAGTTCAGCCGTGTTCCCCAATCCTGGTCCCAAAggggtgtacatgtgtgtttttgcCCTCGCACTCACATACCTTATTCAATTCAAAGGCTTGAGTTGCTTAGTTGAATCCAGTGTATGGGGATTAGGGCAAAATTAAGAAACACTGCAGTACAGAGCAAAACGTGTGATGATGCAATTATCATTTTGCTCATTTGCGTATAATTTGCATCATCACACTTTTTCCTCAGTACTGAATGTGCTCTATCTTAACTTGATTGCTAACAGGAAACATGCAACATTTTTGGCATTGtattaacagtggactaatgaaggAAATACAAagatttcatttttttaaacatccCTTTCATAGCACCTACCAGTCCATTAAAAGAGTAGTTCACTATTTGAAGGCCTGTATGTAAGATTACTAGGTTTGTATTCAGGGGACTAGGTATGTACTCAAGATTCGATGGTTTGTACTCAGGAGATTAATGTTTGATCTTAGCAGCGCCATTCTTCCACCTTCACGTCATTGTGCTGTGGTTCTTCAATGTTTtccagatttttttgggggggccccCCTTGTTGATTTTTTTGTTTAATTAACCTGGGTTAATGGAAACCTGTCTGCTGATGCCAAGACCCAGTGACTGTGGGTTcagagtgtggaaggagagacagGCCAGGTTTGTCCACACTGTTAATCTGTCAACTCTGGATAGGATCCCAGTTCTAAATAGAAGTCTGAGATCAACTTCCTGGTTCTCCTCTGTGCAGGCCACACCCCCTCTCATTGTGTTACACTGGCTGCCTAAAATGCGGTGGCGCTTACTAACACAATAGGAAAGGTTCTGGTAGAAGTGGGCCATCACAGGAGAGTTCACAGCTGTTTCACTCTGAACATTCATATCAATGACTCACCCTCAAATAGACCATCAATACCAGAGCTCTACAAGACTATTTACATAATCAACTGCTTTTCAACAGCCTGATGCTCAATATAGTACTGGGGATACAGTATATTAAACTCTAACAATGGGGTTTATGAAAGGGTTTGCAAGATGGAAGACCACCCCAGTTCAAGAATTAATGTTCCATGTAGTGTCACTATTGTTTGGTCACCTCACCAGACCTCCATTCTGGTTGCTCCCTGTTTCACTAATCTATCCTCTATCCTTATTGAACCATATTGAAATAACATTGTGCAGTCAAACCAAGCGTATTCATCATTTTGTTAAATTAAAAGTACTTAAAACATTTTTAATTGTGTGCTCTCACTGAGTGCAaaaagcagggagggaggagccCTCCAAACAGTCATCTTTGCCTCTGTtatgttgtcaacaaggcagctaGGTGCATCGACCAGAAACATGCATTTCTTTTCCATAAAAAAGTACATGTTCAGACTATACTGAACAAACATGTAAAAATTTAAAGAAATGTTCtacatgcacaaaaagcttatttctctcaacttttgtgcacaaatttggttacgtccctgttagtgagcatttctcctttgccaagataatccatccacctgacaggtatggcatatcaagaagctgatttaaacagcatgatcattacacaggtgcaccttgtaaaCAGCAGGGGATACTACAGATTTGTACAGATTTTAGTATAACTGAAATAACTGTTTGATACATGGAACTAGGAAGCACTGAATTAAGTGACATATGTGTTGTCATGTGTAAACACGGGAGCTACTTTGTCCCAAAATGCTAAATAGAATTCTTGAATTCTAATTCCCCAATAGTAAGTGGGCCATTCTTGAATTGTTGTGGTAATGCTGTCCCTGGACTGTGGCACCTTATAAAACTATTGAAAATGAAACaagacaaatacatttttcattttatttaactgGTTTTACATAAGAAAACATGTAAGTCCTTTATACTGATTAACATATATTTGTATGCATTGTAGAAAAATACTGGTGGCTAGCAAAATGGCTTGTCCCCGTGGTGATGTGTAAAGGTGTATTGACATGTTTTTGAGTAGATTcatgtaaatatattttgattggcaacaaaaacattgtattttctgAAAGATAACCCAGAGGTTGACCAGCAAAATGAATGTAGAACATTTATTTTTCATTAGTAATTCAATGAAATTCATTGCAGTTATCCAAATACATTAATCATCAATGACTAAAATAGTGAATCTAGTTTTAAAAGACAATTTAATAAACCAATTTGTATcattaaacaaaacacatttagtAGGAATAAAAGTATCCACCCAAACTAAAGGTGAAAACTGATCATCACATCATCTCTATCTGACACATGTTGTGTCTACTAACTCATTCCCACAGAAAactgatcatcacaccatctctatctGACACATGTTGTGTCTACTAACTCATTCCCACAGAAAACTGCAGAGGGAAGCAGTACCTCCCTCCATTGTTTTAACAAGCGATCCCTCAGAGGGTTTTCAACGCTAAGGGCAAATCCAAAGTAATCTCAAtatctttacagtagaagcaAACAAAACACACCAGAACTGACAAGGTGCACACTGATCAGTAAAGTAAAGAGAGGCTAACATTCTATAACGCTCCCTTTTCTCTGCACAGTTCTCTCACAGTGAGAAACAATAGGATTACAATAGTGTTACTCTCTGGTAATGTTATCAAATACACTGTTACCACTTCCTTTATGAGATGAGAATGAAGTGATGGAGTGACTAATCTTAACTGGCCTGAGAGAACTGATGAGGCTTCTTTCCTTTatgtatacgttggtgtgttATTAAGTTGCTCtgttgagagaaactcttcccacagtcagagcaggagtaaggcttctctcctgtgtgtgttctctggtgaacttttagCTCAGATGATGTTGTGAAGCACTTCACACAGTCAGAGCAtgagaaaggcttctctcctgtatgtataagttggtgtgtttttaagttgctcttttgagagaaactcttcccacagtcagagcagcagtaaggcttctcccctgtgtgtgttctcaggtGAACTTTTAGCTCAGCTGATGTTGTGAAGtacttcccacagtcagagcaggagtaaggcttctctgcTTTATGTATATGTTGGTGTGATTTTAAGCTGCTTTGATGAGAGAAACTCTTGCCAcaatcagagcaggagtaaggcttctctcctgtgtgtatacgttggtgtgACTTTAAGCTGCTCTGTTGAGAGAAACTcatcccacagtcagagcagtagtaaggcttctctcctgtgtgtgtcctctgatgAACTTTTAACTCAAATGATGCtgtgaagcattttccacagtcagagcagtagtacggcttctctcctgtgtgtatatgtttgtgcgAGTTTAAGCTGCTCTGTTGcgagaaactcttcccacagtcagagcaggagtaaggcttctctcctgtgtgtatacgttggtgtCTTTTTAAGTGACCCAATCctgagaaactcttcccacagtcagagcaggagtaaggcttctctccagtgtgcactctctgatgaactgtcaGAGCCTTTGATGTTGTGAAGTGTGTCCCACAGTCAGTGCaggaataaggcttctctcctgtgtgtatttgtaggtgtatttttagctttgatagaaatgggaaaatctcctcacaatgtgggcagtggtgAGGCCTCTTAGCTCTGGGATGttcctgctgttgctctctggatGCAGATaatgtctcaacatggtctcctgtgtgaacaacatcagaagaaccagtcagttggtgtgatatacatgTCAAATGTATACATGCCATATCACCCTCCACTCattatcacaagggttagtaactaccaGAGTTGAGGTCAATTCCATTTTTAATTAGCCAATTCAAATAAACCAAAGTTCTATTTAAAATGTTCCTCTTTGAAAGGCATTGAAGAGAATTGTAATTTCAGTGATCTTCCTGAAATAACTGGAATTTAATCAAACAAATTCTGACAATACTGGTGTCAAACTATGCAAGTCTCAGTAGAATGAAGTAACATCTACCTTCTCACTgaaacagttcatcatgaaacagttCTACTGTAACATTTCATGCACAGTGGGAAATTGGAATGAACAACACAAGCGAAAGAATGTCAGGGGTCATGTGTGATGTCAGAATTACAGAATACTACCTAGCAATAGACTGGGTGATAGCTTATGGAGGTCTAGCTTATGAAGATAACTTATAAATagatagaacctgctcttaccatgactaACAGATGtgccaatcttctcctcctcttcttcatctttaatgttgactttcagctccagtgtttgactgcagtcttccagtttcactgatgtcatctctggatcctgcagtgcaaactgggctccactctcacaatcaggacccagtgactgggtttgtcctcactgttgatgttaccagCCTCAGACTTAATCTGAGTTGGACAGTAGTATTAAAGAGCAACGGACACAAAAGTTATTTtcttgacagttctggcactttcttattctaaaaaatatatatttcatttttCAACTATCTCATTTCAACAGCTCAAGTAGCTAAGCATTGACAACATTCATTCACATTAGACAAGTGCACATGTTAAATTACACAACGTAAGTGCATTTAACCTATAGTAGATTTCCTAAATTCAAATAATGCATAAAATGAATCACAAACCATCTAGTACAAGGTTACAGTATGTTGTAGGGAGCACTATGTAATATTTTATTGAATAACCTTGTCTACACTGTATTGTTTCACACAAAACCATtagtcagtggtggaaaaactacTAAATATtcatacttgagtgaaagtaaaaAGTAAAAAGTAAATGTCATACATCAAATTCCTAATATTAAGCTGATGATTTTCAATTTtgttatgtatttatttacagacgcaaggggcacactccaacacgcaGACATAATTGACAACTTTGTGCGTCTCCCCTTCTCGTAGGCCTATTTTATGGATACGTCATATGTATTGATCTGTTTATCATTGTTAGCAGAGTAGACTAGGCTACCCCGGATTTTTTTTCGATTTGACAAATATTCTGCTAATGTGTCCAGTCATATAGAGTGTACTAGAATAGCATTAAATATCTTTCTAAAAGGCCAAGAAACGTATCTGATATAGCTCGCCTATTCTATTCTACGTGCTCAGCCATGCATTGAACAGACTTTTTTGCAAACAGAGATTGAATTATATTATTAGCCTAAATTATTACTATATCAACTACTGTCTCGGCACTCtccggacaattccttctaccaaatggcttggcttttgctctgacatgcactgtcaactgtgggaccttatataaaaaggtatatgcctttccaaatcatgtccaatgcaTTGAATTTACACCAGGTGGACTccactcaagttgtagaaacatctcaaggatgatcaatggaaacaggatgcacctgagctcaatttcgagtctcatagcaaagggtctgaatatgtacccaaataaggtatttctgttattctgttattttgattttacatttgcaaaaattgctTACCcagtttcgctttgtcattatggggtattgtgtgtagattgatgaaaacattttatttcatccattttagaataaggctgcaacgtaacaatgtggaaaaagacaaagggtctgaatacttttcgaatgcactgtccTCGTGGGTAAACAAAACAACCTTGTGGGTTAGTATTATGGATAGAGCTAGCTAGCAACTGCATTTTTATTCATCAAGATGACCAAGCTTTGTGTGGTAGCAGGTTGTAGCAACACTTGCTGTGCAAATGTGATTTTCTCAATGGCCACGCA includes:
- the LOC116371917 gene encoding gastrula zinc finger protein XlCGF17.1-like, translated to MTSVKLEDCSQTLELKVNIKDEEEEEKIGTSVSHGDHVETLSASREQQQEHPRAKRPHHCPHCEEIFPFLSKLKIHLQIHTGEKPYSCTDCGTHFTTSKALTVHQRVHTGEKPYSCSDCGKSFSGLGHLKRHQRIHTGEKPYSCSDCGKSFSQQSSLNSHKHIHTGEKPYYCSDCGKCFTASFELKVHQRTHTGEKPYYCSDCGMSFSQQSSLKSHQRIHTGEKPYSCSDCGKSFSHQSSLKSHQHIHKAEKPYSCSDCGKYFTTSAELKVHLRTHTGEKPYCCSDCGKSFSQKSNLKTHQLIHTGEKPFSCSDCVKCFTTSSELKVHQRTHTGEKPYSCSDCGKSFSQQSNLITHQRIHKGKKPHQFSQAS